The nucleotide sequence TCGCAACATCTGAGTAGACGGAGCCGTTACCTCATCGCGTTGATCAGAACGGCGGTCGAGGGGGCGGTTCCAGCGCTTGCTTTCAACGATAGCCGCGCCCAACTCATACCGCCGCCATTCCTCTGCGTGCTCGACGGCCCTCTCTTTTGCGGGGGCGTCTGCAAACAGCAACCCATCAGGCACGTCCTGGCGGCCCTTCGTAGTCAGGTTTTGTTGCTTCAAACTGTCTGCCCACCCGAGGAGTGCAAGCACCCGCCAGATTAGATCATCCTCAGTATGGGTCTCGTTGGGGGTCTGGGCGGTGGGAAAACGGGCGAAAACGCCTGCGATGTCGTCGCGTAGCTTTAGGAGTTCTGCATCGCCTAACGCTAACCAGTCTGGCAGGTCTGTGATTGCCCCCTCAATAAAAGCATTGGAGAAAAGGCTCCCCTGAAAACCACCTGAAGCCAAGTTTGTACCCCGCCTAATTCGCTGTCCCGCGCTTCTAGATACCGCAGTCTAGAAATGGATCAAACGCTTCCTTGAAATGCAAAAATGGTAAGTGCTGTCAGGCGAAGTAAAGGACCGCATAATCGCATCTAGCGCCACCATCCAACCTATCAGCTCACCTTGAGCCAAGGCAGCCAGGACGAAATCACCCTCGCCCCATCGCCAAATTGGGGCCCCATCACATTCGGACCCCAGTCATTGAGCCGTGGCGCAGCAGGTTGGACGAATGGTGAATTTCGGGCTCTGTGTTGATTTACGCCTTGAAATATGGAGTTTCGGCGGGGAAAATTGGCTAGAAATTTTGTAGGCGATTTTCTTCAAAAATGCGTCGATCTAGTGAGCTTTCCGATTTGCCTTCTTGGAAGAGCTTAGCGGTTTTGTCGACCTGCCCACTGGTGCTGCACCGGGGCTGCTGGACGCTTTCTTACCGCGGCTTGAAAGCGCGGCATCCAAAATGGACTTTACCCAGATCAGGTCGGCCTCATCAAGTTGAGCCAACGCAGCGGAAATCTGTCCGTAAGCACCTCGGCTCATTGAGCCGGTCGGCAGATCGCTAGTGAACAGCTCGGCTGGGTCAATTTTCAGAGCTTCGGCCAAACGCTCGATAGCGGGAAAGCGCGCCCCTGTAGCTCCGACCTCCAGCTTGGAAATCATGTCCACGCTCAGTCCTGCTGCCTCGGCAAGCGCTTCCTGAGTATGCCCTAACCGCCTTCGGTGAGCTGCAAGTAGCCGCCCAAATCTTTTCCGTAGGTCCGCCATCGTGCCTCCAAGCAGAGGTGTACGAGGCGGCTAAGAAAAGCGGCAGTGATTACAATTACTTGTAGATGTCTAATCCGTAATACATTTGCAATTAATTG is from Afipia massiliensis and encodes:
- a CDS encoding helix-turn-helix domain-containing protein, which produces MADLRKRFGRLLAAHRRRLGHTQEALAEAAGLSVDMISKLEVGATGARFPAIERLAEALKIDPAELFTSDLPTGSMSRGAYGQISAALAQLDEADLIWVKSILDAALSSRGKKASSSPGAAPVGRSTKPLSSSKKANRKAH